One stretch of Periplaneta americana isolate PAMFEO1 chromosome 1, P.americana_PAMFEO1_priV1, whole genome shotgun sequence DNA includes these proteins:
- the SrpRbeta gene encoding signal recognition particle receptor subunit beta, producing MENSKIKSPKQLAPAINLDDPQVLGIIIAIFVVLITVVVFVLWRRKKAARRGILIMGLSDSGKTLLFSQLLHNKYVQTHTSVKENIDEYIAGNGSLKVIDIPGHERLRGKFFDEYKAIARGIVYVVDSVTFQKDIRDVAEFLYTLLSDVVVANNCPPVLILCNKQDQTMAKGCSVVKSLLEKEMNMLRMTKSSQLESTNETDNNNVFLGKREKDFEFAHLHPIRVDFAESTGVSTDEEKSAELESLEKWLMQIA from the exons ATGGAGAATTCGAAGATCAAATCACCAAAACAATTAGCTCCGGCTATAAATTTAGATGACCCACAAGTTCTTGGGATAATAATAGCTATTTTTGTTGTCCTAATTACAGTAG TGGTTTTTGTACTTTGGCGTCGAAAGAAGGCTGCGAGAAGAGGTATCTTAATTATGGGTTTGAGTGACTCTGGGAAGACATTGCTATTTTCCCAGCTGCTACACAACAAATATGTTCAGACACATACATCTGTAAAGGAGAACATTGATGAATACATCGCTGGCAAT gGTTCATTGAAAGTCATCGACATTCCAGGACATGAGCGTCTACGTGGGAAGTTCTTTGATGAGTACAAAGCAATAGCAAGGGGCATTGTTTATGTCGTGGACTCTGTGACCTTCCAGAAGGACATCAGGGATGTTGCTGA ATTCCTGTACACATTACTGTCTGACGTCGTAGTGGCAAACAACTGCCCTCcagtccttatcctgtgcaataAACAAGATCAAACAATGGCGAAAGGTTGCAGTGTTGTGAAATCTCTTCTTGAGAAGGAAAT GAACATGCTACGTATGACGAAGTCAAGCCAGCTGGAGAGCACAAATGAAACCGACAACAACAATGTTTTCcttggaaagagagaaaaagactttGAATTTGCACATCTTCATCCCATCCGAGTCGACTTTGCTGAATCAACTGGAGTCAGTACAGATGAGGAGAAGTCTGCAGAGCTGGAATCCCTAGAAAAATGGCTTATGCAGATAGCTTGA